One Tamandua tetradactyla isolate mTamTet1 chromosome 19, mTamTet1.pri, whole genome shotgun sequence genomic region harbors:
- the LYAR gene encoding cell growth-regulating nucleolar protein: MVFFTCNACGESVKKVQVEKHVAICRNCECLSCIDCGKDFWGDDYKNHVKCISEDQKYGGKGYEGKTHKGDVKQQAWIQKITELIQRPNVSPKVRELLEQIGGYDNIPRKKAKFQNWMKNSLKVHNESILDQVWNIFSEASSSEPVNREQDKQPLNPVAKPCAELAATVPASKADETTKEQAEVKKNKRERKEERQKNRKKEKKELKLANLQENTRSQKAKKHKKGPVAGLQAEGEETLKANGSAKKKGKKRSKEASAEAVGMAGDGDGGREEDPNEEETELGAGKRKRKHSEAEADSKMKKMKFPGHSEGGETEDHEAPVKGKFNWKGTIRAVLKQAPDNEIAIKKLRKKVLAQYYTVTNEHHKSEEELLAIFNKKISKNPTFKLLKDKVKLLK; the protein is encoded by the exons ATGGTATTTTTTACTTGCAATGCTTGTGGCGAATCAGTGAAGAAAGTGCAAGTGGAAAAGCATGTGGCTATCTGTAGAAATTGTGAATGCCTGTCATGCATTGACTGTGGTAAAGATTTCTG GGGCGATGATTACAAAAACCATGTGAAATGTATAAGTGAAGATCAGAAATACGGTGGCAAGGGTTATGAAGGTAAAACCCACAAAGGCGATGTTAAACAGCAGGCGTGGATCCAG aaAATTACTGAATTAATCCAAAGACCCAATGTCAGCCCCAAAGTGAGGGAACTTTTAGAACAAATTGGTGGCTATGACAACATTCCAAGGAAAAAGGCGAAATTTCAG AATTGGATGAAGAACAGTTTAAAAGTTCATAATGAATCTATTCTGGACCaggtgtggaatatcttttctgAAGCTTCCAGCAGT GAGCCAGTCAATAGGGAGCAAGATAAACAGCCACTCAACCCAGTGGCCAAGCCATGTGCCGAACTGGCCGCCACGGTCCCAGCCTCCAAAGCTGATGAAACCACCAAAGAGCAGGCAGAGGTGAAGAAGAataagagggaaaggaaggaagagcggcagaagaatagaaaaaaggaaaagaaagaactaaaattggCAAACCTCCAAGAAAATACAAGGAGTCAGAAGGCTAAAAAACACAAGAAGGGGCCAGTGGCTGGGCTGCAGGCTGAAGGTGAGGAGACCCTCAAGGCCAATGGCTCAGCAAAGAAAAAAGGCAAGAAGAGGAGCAAGGAGGCGAGTGCGGAGGCTGTGGGAATGGCTGGAGACGGAGATGGGGGTCGGGAAGAAGACCCCAATGAGGAAGAGACAGAGTTAGGCGCAGGGAAAAGAAAGCGGAAACACTCTGAAG ctgaagcagattctaaaatgaaaaagatgaagTTCCCAGGACATTCTGAAGGTGGAGAAACAGAAGACCATGAAGCTCCTGTGAAAG GTAAATTTAACTGGAAGGGAACTATTAGAGCAGTTCTGAAACAAGCTCCAGACAATGAAATAGCTATCAAAAAGCTAAGGAAAAAG GTTTTAGCTCAGTATTACACAGTGACAAATGAACATCACAAATCTGAAGAGGAACTTCTGGCCATCTTTAataagaaaatcagcaaaaaccCCAcctttaaattactaaaggacAAAGTCAAGCTTTTGAAGTGA